A region from the Candidatus Micrarchaeia archaeon genome encodes:
- a CDS encoding 2-oxoacid:acceptor oxidoreductase subunit alpha, protein MAEFIWKIGGEAGMGIMASGLTMCKAFTRGGLSAVGYPEYPSLVRGGENTFQIRAGAEEIHAPLKKNHLVVCLNKPTADFHKDQIYENGAIIYDSSATKIDPGEFGADKTLLDVPLLKLATDNGGDVIMRNTVALGASIALMGYDISLLEHVLTETFAKKGQQVVDENVKIARAGYDYVAHNCKSQSESFKFKIKKKSDSKKMVITGNEAIALGAAAGGLKILSAYPMTPSSSIMHYLAQKELDFDVLIKQTEDEIAAVQYAVGANYAGVRAATATSGGGFSLMAETLGLSALSETPVTIFLAQRPGPSTCLPTWTEQADLKFALNASQGEFLRVILAPGDMHECFQCAAKALNLADKYQLPAILLSDKYLSETFFSCDKFEMGKVKIERGKMLTGNLKPLPPNARYKRYLITKDGISPRPIPGVAGGEHVAGSYEHFENGYSAETFSVRAAMVDKRMRKLTSILKEDFEMPKFYGPEDAELTLMCWGSHKGIALEAAKILSSEGIKANVLHFIFLFPLDAKNLKKLFRKLNRTVMVENNRTAQFAGILKEYVGFKPDFKLLKYDGRQFFPEEIASEVKRLKDKGWKGKKEIHVIDDLSYDYLQAGKVER, encoded by the coding sequence ATGGCAGAATTCATATGGAAAATCGGCGGCGAAGCCGGAATGGGCATAATGGCTTCAGGGCTCACGATGTGCAAGGCGTTCACGCGCGGGGGATTGAGCGCGGTAGGGTACCCCGAGTACCCTTCACTCGTGCGCGGAGGCGAGAACACATTCCAGATACGCGCCGGAGCCGAGGAGATTCACGCCCCGCTGAAGAAGAACCACCTAGTGGTTTGCCTGAACAAGCCAACCGCGGATTTCCACAAGGACCAGATTTACGAAAACGGGGCGATAATATACGATTCTTCTGCCACGAAGATAGACCCCGGCGAATTCGGCGCTGACAAGACGCTCCTCGACGTGCCGCTGCTCAAGCTCGCGACCGACAACGGCGGGGACGTGATAATGCGGAACACAGTGGCGCTGGGCGCGAGCATAGCGCTCATGGGCTACGACATTTCGCTTCTGGAACACGTGCTCACCGAAACTTTTGCGAAAAAAGGCCAGCAGGTTGTGGATGAGAACGTGAAAATCGCGCGAGCAGGCTACGATTACGTTGCCCACAACTGCAAATCCCAGTCCGAATCCTTCAAATTCAAGATAAAGAAAAAAAGCGATTCCAAGAAGATGGTCATCACAGGGAACGAGGCGATAGCCCTGGGCGCGGCCGCAGGCGGACTTAAAATCCTCTCGGCTTATCCGATGACCCCGTCCTCATCGATAATGCACTACCTCGCGCAGAAGGAGCTGGACTTCGACGTCTTGATAAAGCAGACTGAGGACGAGATAGCAGCAGTGCAGTACGCGGTGGGCGCGAACTACGCGGGGGTGCGCGCAGCGACCGCAACGAGCGGCGGAGGTTTTTCCCTAATGGCCGAAACGCTCGGGCTTTCCGCGCTTTCCGAAACGCCGGTCACGATATTCCTCGCCCAGCGCCCTGGCCCGAGCACCTGCCTTCCCACGTGGACCGAACAGGCGGACCTGAAATTCGCGCTCAACGCGAGCCAAGGCGAATTCCTGCGGGTAATCCTGGCTCCGGGGGACATGCACGAATGCTTCCAGTGCGCCGCGAAAGCGCTCAATCTCGCGGACAAATACCAGCTTCCGGCCATACTCCTGAGCGACAAGTACCTTTCCGAGACTTTCTTTTCATGCGACAAGTTCGAAATGGGAAAAGTGAAAATCGAGCGGGGCAAAATGCTCACTGGGAACCTGAAGCCGTTGCCCCCGAATGCGCGCTACAAGCGCTACCTCATAACGAAAGACGGGATTTCACCGCGCCCCATTCCAGGGGTTGCGGGAGGCGAGCACGTGGCCGGCTCGTACGAGCATTTCGAGAACGGATACAGCGCCGAGACTTTTTCGGTGCGCGCCGCGATGGTGGACAAGCGCATGCGCAAGCTAACTTCCATACTCAAGGAGGATTTCGAAATGCCAAAGTTTTACGGGCCCGAGGATGCGGAACTCACGCTGATGTGCTGGGGCTCGCACAAGGGCATAGCGCTTGAAGCCGCGAAAATCCTCAGCTCCGAAGGGATAAAGGCAAACGTGCTCCACTTCATTTTCCTGTTCCCGCTGGACGCGAAGAACCTGAAGAAGCTTTTCAGGAAGCTGAACCGCACCGTGATGGTGGAAAACAACCGCACCGCGCAGTTTGCCGGTATATTGAAAGAGTATGTAGGATTCAAGCCGGATTTCAAACTGCTCAAATACGACGGCAGGCAGTTCTTCCCGGAGGAAATAGCTTCGGAAGTTAAGCGGCTGAAAGACAAGGGCTGGAAGGGCAAGAAGGAAATCCACGTGATAGACGACCTGTCCTACGATTACCTGCAGGCAGGAAAAGTTGAAAGGTGA
- a CDS encoding thiamine pyrophosphate-dependent enzyme, giving the protein MSSVLELTTKEKPQWCPGCGNFGLHMALKNALSELGIPREKTVLVSGVGCSGKASHYINTYGFESLHGRSVTVASGVKLANHELTVIAEGGDGDGYGIGSAHFLHSFRRNIDMTYIVHDNSIYGLTTGQASPTSQKGMKTKSTPHGNLEMAFNPLAVAIAAGGTFVARAFAGDMAHMKEIFKQALQHKGFALVDVLQPCVTFNKLNTFAWWQQRVYKLESAGHDPKNKAAAMEKAFEEMSSGYAKIPTGIFYKEERPTYVEEAPQLASGPLIGHAVKSAEIEKAFEEFM; this is encoded by the coding sequence ATGAGCAGCGTGCTTGAACTTACTACCAAAGAGAAGCCCCAGTGGTGCCCTGGTTGCGGAAATTTCGGCCTGCACATGGCGCTCAAGAATGCGCTGAGCGAGCTTGGGATTCCAAGGGAAAAGACCGTTCTAGTTTCCGGGGTAGGATGCTCTGGAAAGGCGAGCCATTACATAAACACGTACGGGTTTGAATCCCTGCACGGCCGCAGCGTCACGGTCGCGTCCGGAGTGAAGCTCGCGAACCACGAGCTCACAGTAATAGCTGAAGGAGGGGACGGCGACGGCTACGGAATAGGCTCCGCGCATTTCCTCCATTCCTTCAGGAGGAACATAGACATGACGTACATAGTGCACGACAATTCCATTTACGGGCTAACAACCGGGCAGGCATCCCCCACGAGCCAGAAAGGGATGAAGACCAAGTCCACTCCGCACGGAAACCTTGAGATGGCGTTCAACCCGCTCGCTGTCGCTATAGCCGCAGGCGGAACGTTCGTCGCGCGCGCATTCGCGGGCGACATGGCGCACATGAAAGAGATTTTCAAGCAGGCGCTCCAGCACAAGGGCTTCGCTTTAGTGGATGTTCTCCAGCCCTGCGTGACCTTCAACAAGCTCAACACTTTCGCATGGTGGCAGCAGCGCGTGTACAAATTAGAAAGTGCTGGGCACGACCCGAAAAACAAAGCTGCAGCGATGGAAAAAGCGTTCGAGGAAATGTCATCCGGATACGCGAAAATTCCCACTGGAATTTTCTACAAAGAGGAGCGCCCCACATATGTGGAAGAAGCGCCCCAGCTCGCCAGCGGGCCGCTGATTGGGCACGCAGTGAAAAGCGCTGAAATAGAAAAAGCGTTCGAGGAATTTATGTAA